In a genomic window of Streptomyces noursei ATCC 11455:
- the ptsP gene encoding phosphoenolpyruvate--protein phosphotransferase, protein METTLRGVGVSHGVAIGEVRHMGTAVLEPPAKQIPAEEAEREQGRARQAVEAVAADLIARGNLAGGEAQHVLEAQAMMAQDPELMADVERRIAVGSTAERAVYDAFAAYRALLAGAGEYLAGRVADLDDVRNRIVARLLGVPMPGVPDSDEPYVLIARDLAPADTALLDPTLVLGFVTEEGGPTSHSAILARALGVPAVVALPGAGELVEGTVIAVDGSTGEVFVDPSAEKRAALAKAAEERKAALAASSGPGATSDGHKVPLLANVGGPADVPTAVEAGAEGVGLFRTEFLFLDDSKQAPSEEKQVEAYRQVLEAFPEGRVVVRVLDAGADKPLDFLTPADEPNPALGVRGLRTLLDHPDVLRTQLQALAKAAEGLPVYLEVMAPMVADRMDAKAFADACREAGLQAKFGAMVEIPSAALRARSILQEVEFLSLGTNDLAQYTFAADRQVGAVSRLQDPWQPALLDLVAASAEAAKAEGKSCGVCGEAASDPLLACVLTGLGVTSLSMGAASIPYVRATLAKHTLAQCERAAAAARAADTAEDARAAAQAVLSGE, encoded by the coding sequence ATGGAGACAACGCTGCGGGGCGTCGGGGTGAGCCACGGCGTGGCCATCGGCGAGGTGCGGCACATGGGGACGGCGGTGCTGGAGCCGCCGGCCAAGCAGATTCCGGCGGAGGAGGCGGAGCGCGAGCAGGGCCGGGCCCGTCAGGCCGTGGAAGCCGTCGCCGCCGACTTGATCGCGCGGGGCAATCTGGCCGGCGGCGAGGCACAGCACGTGCTGGAGGCCCAGGCCATGATGGCGCAGGACCCCGAGCTGATGGCCGATGTCGAACGGCGGATCGCCGTCGGCAGCACGGCCGAGCGCGCGGTGTACGACGCGTTCGCGGCCTACCGCGCGTTGCTGGCCGGGGCGGGTGAGTACCTCGCGGGCCGGGTCGCCGACCTCGATGACGTGCGGAACCGTATCGTCGCGCGGCTGCTGGGCGTGCCGATGCCGGGCGTTCCGGACAGCGACGAGCCGTATGTGCTGATCGCGCGGGATCTCGCGCCGGCAGACACCGCGCTGCTGGATCCGACGCTGGTGCTCGGTTTCGTGACCGAGGAGGGCGGGCCGACCAGCCACAGCGCGATCCTGGCGCGGGCGCTGGGCGTGCCGGCCGTGGTGGCGCTGCCGGGTGCGGGCGAGCTCGTCGAGGGCACCGTGATCGCGGTGGACGGCAGCACCGGTGAGGTGTTCGTCGACCCGAGCGCGGAGAAGCGGGCGGCGCTGGCGAAGGCTGCGGAGGAGCGGAAGGCGGCGCTGGCCGCGTCGTCCGGTCCGGGTGCCACGTCCGATGGACACAAGGTGCCGCTGCTGGCGAACGTCGGCGGGCCGGCGGATGTGCCGACGGCGGTGGAGGCCGGTGCGGAGGGCGTCGGGCTGTTCCGTACGGAGTTCCTGTTCCTCGACGACAGCAAGCAGGCGCCGTCGGAGGAGAAGCAGGTCGAGGCGTACCGGCAGGTGCTGGAAGCCTTCCCCGAGGGGCGCGTGGTGGTTCGCGTGCTGGACGCGGGGGCGGACAAGCCGCTGGACTTCCTGACGCCGGCCGACGAGCCGAACCCGGCGCTGGGCGTGCGGGGTCTGCGAACCCTGCTGGACCACCCCGACGTGCTGCGGACGCAGCTCCAGGCGCTGGCGAAGGCTGCCGAGGGGCTGCCGGTCTACCTTGAGGTCATGGCCCCGATGGTGGCGGACCGGATGGACGCCAAGGCGTTCGCGGACGCCTGCCGGGAGGCCGGGCTGCAGGCGAAGTTCGGTGCCATGGTGGAGATTCCGTCGGCGGCGCTGCGGGCGCGGTCGATCCTGCAGGAGGTGGAGTTCCTGTCGCTGGGCACCAACGACCTGGCGCAGTACACCTTCGCGGCGGACCGGCAGGTGGGCGCGGTGTCCCGGCTGCAGGACCCGTGGCAGCCGGCGCTGCTGGACCTGGTGGCGGCTTCGGCCGAGGCCGCCAAGGCCGAGGGCAAGAGCTGCGGCGTGTGCGGTGAGGCGGCCTCCGATCCGCTGTTGGCGTGCGTGCTGACGGGTCTGGGGGTCACCAGCCTGTCCATGGGCGCGGCGTCGATTCCGTATGTGCGGGCGACGCTGGCCAAGCACACGCTGGCGCAGTGCGAGCGGGCGGCTGCCGCGGCGCGGGCCGCGGACACCGCGGAGGATGCCCGGGCGGCCGCGCAGGCGGTGCTCTCCGGGGAGTGA
- a CDS encoding PTS sugar transporter subunit IIA: protein MTTVTSPLAGRAIGLAAVPDPVFSGAMVGPGTAIDPVREPSEAVSPVEGVIVSLHPHAFVVVDAEGHGVLTHLGIDTVQLNGEGFELLVNKGDTVTRGQAVVRWNPAAVEEAGKSPVCPVVALEATADSLGEVREDGDIKAGDALFSWQ, encoded by the coding sequence ATGACCACCGTGACGTCCCCTCTTGCAGGACGCGCCATCGGCCTCGCGGCTGTGCCGGACCCCGTCTTCTCCGGCGCGATGGTGGGCCCCGGTACCGCCATCGACCCGGTGCGTGAGCCGTCGGAGGCGGTTTCGCCCGTGGAGGGCGTGATCGTCTCGCTCCACCCGCATGCGTTCGTCGTCGTAGACGCCGAAGGTCACGGCGTGCTGACGCACCTTGGTATCGACACCGTGCAGCTCAATGGCGAAGGCTTCGAGCTGCTGGTGAACAAGGGCGACACCGTGACCCGCGGACAGGCTGTCGTGCGCTGGAACCCGGCCGCGGTCGAGGAGGCCGGCAAGTCGCCGGTGTGCCCCGTCGTCGCGCTGGAGGCCACCGCGGACTCGCTCGGCGAGGTGCGCGAGGACGGCGACATCAAGGCCGGCGACGCGCTCTTCTCCTGGCAGTAG